The Saprospiraceae bacterium genome includes the window GTGACTACTCCCGAATTTGTCCTGAAATGATAAAAGGCGAGGAGCTTCATTTAACCCAGGTTAAGACAGGGGTAGACATTGAAATCCCTTTGCGCTTACTTGATGCCTTACCTATCCCTTTTACCTTTACTGAACTATTGAAAAAACACGCTTACACCGCCCCTTGTTTGTCTTACACTTCATTTTTAAGGCACTTGGTTACTTTGGCTGAAATGGCCGGAATAGATGAATTAGAAAAGGAAATAGAAGACAAAGACGGAGAAAGAAAAAGAATCGGAACAATTGAAAAATGGAAATTAGTAACAAGCCATACCAGCCGAAAAAGTTTTTGTACAGTATTGTACGATCAAGGAATGGAGCTTGAAAACATAGCCGTTTTTTCTGGCCACAAGTCATTAGATACCCTTCAATTATACATTGGAGCAGCGAAAGAAAAGCAGAAGAAAAGAGCGATCAGAGACGCTCAAAAATGCTTGGGTTATAATCCTACTTTATCAGCAATGAAAAAGGCAGTGTAACAGCGATGACCAGCGAAAACACGACCGAATGTATGTAAGTATCTATCGAGTAAAAAGTAGGAATCAAGCAAAAGGTGCAAGGGTTGCAGCCCTCACACCTACTTTAAGATTTTTCAACCTTAAATTATTATACAATGTCAAAAGTACAAAATTCAGGCCAAGGTAACAACGCGGCCGATCAGATCAAAGAGTTTACCATTCAAGCAGCCAACGTACTCACGGCGGCCGGTCCTGGCCTCCTCATTATTGTTATCATTGTGGCAGCAATCGCAGCCGCTTACGTTGAAATCCAATATCATCAAAAGGTAGTTGGCGATTTTGCGTATATCTCCGGTGGAGGTTATGGTATGTTCCGCTTTGCAGTTGGCACCGCAGCCGTCCAAGTAGGCAAGGAAAGAAAGTGGATTCCTGCTACTCTATTCATTTTGATAAGCTTGGTTTTTACCACTTGGAGTAGTTTCCACGTTGGAACAGCAGCCGAAATACTCCGGATCGGCGGCACAGCCGAGGCCGCAAAAATGATTTTGCTAACAATTTTATGGACAGCGTTTTGCGGCGAATTATGCTTAGGTGTTTTTTCCTTCGTCATGGATAAAGGCGATGAGGGAAACGAGTAATTGTAGTAAATAGCTTTACTACACACGAAAATCAGTACCATTTAGCCGATTTACACCAGCGATTAAGCCAGTATAAAAAGCGGTATGCAAGCCATTACCAACGCAAATTATCAAACGATAGGTTAGGGAAGAAAACCACGAAAAGAACGTTGGACGCGATCCAAAACAATGCCAAATGGATCGAGATTTATAAACGCAAAATTGAAAATTACCATGAAAACTAGATACGTTCAGAAAATAATTGATGGCAATTCAATAGAGTTTACTTGCGAGCCAATTAACGGTGAATATCTTGATACAAGAGTCCAATTAAACGGTATTTTACTTTGCTGGATTCCCTTTGATAAGTTAGATGATTTTGTTAGCGGGTATTTAAATTGGCTGAATAAGTACAGTATTTATCCCATAAATTAACCTTAAAACTGTGCTACGAGTGAATATTTGAAGGCTTTAGGACAAAAAAAAACTGATTTCGTTGCACTTTATTAAAGTCGACTACTAAGTAATTGATTAACAATAATTTAAGCCTGTTTTGTGGGTTGTACACGCTAAGTTTATGGAGAGGAGTGGGTTATATTATGAAAATAAAAATTTGAATAATTTGCCCGCTCCCTTTTGTTTCCCTTGTACTATGAGCGTTGTTGTAACTTTTTGATTGTGTTTTAGTTAGATTTTCAAATGTTTGATAAATATCTTTTTTAGTCTAAAATTTAGACTAAAATGTTGATATACAGGCACTTGTATAAATTTTAGACTGCGCAAAGTGTTTGATTTTTTGTATCTTGTGAGCATATTAATAATAAATAAAAAGGTTATCGTAATGAATGCAACTGCAAACGCGAAAACTTGGGAAAACACTTCTTTACCATTCTCCGATCCGGAAGAAAAAATAATGTCCGTAGGAGATTTAGCAGATGAGGTAGGGGTATCTATACATGCGGTATATGCCTGGATTAGGAGAGGCAAGCTAAAGAATCGAAAGGTAGGCCGCACGACTATTTTTCTACGCTCTGAAACTTACCAAGCATTAAAAGGAACCAAGTATGAGCTTGCAAGATAAATTGATTCTCTCTACCATTGATATGGACGAACTGACTAACCGGATTACAAGTGCGGTCCTGGATGCTTTAGCCGACTTACCCCAGCAAAATGCAAACGCTGTAATAAATGAAGACCCGCAATTTCTGAAACCAACCGCAGCGGGTAAGCTGATTGGATACGGCAAAGATTTTATTTACAAACTTATAAAGGAAGGACTGATAAACGCTTACTACCCAGGTTCGGACGTAGTTGTATTGAAAAGCGAGTTGCTAGAGTATATGGAGCGGAAGAAAATTGAGAAGGTAAAACTTCTTAAGAAAGTATCATAATCGTAATAAAAAGCACAAAACTGAAAAGTGCTGCTAGAGCAGCCATAATAAAAAAAGGTAAACATATTTTTCACCACCCTGAGCAGGGAATAAAAAAACCCTGCTGGATTAGCTTGCCGGCATCCAACAGGGTATAAAATTTAATATATATGACCTGTGAAGTCATAACAAAAAATTGTACTTCAAAAGTACAAAAAAAGAGCGAATTATGCCCAAAAATTAGACCTTTTAAGGGTATTTCTCATTTGTCGATCGCAATTTTTGAGGAATATTACAAAACAGAGGTCAAACCACTCAAAGACCTCCTACAAAAAAAATTCTCACGACTTAAAAAGCTACGGAAAAAAAATCCTAATGACCTCACAAAGGAAGAAATGTACTTGGAAAATGAAGTTAGCAACATGTTCCAAGCGGTCATTGCTATGGATGGACTAAAGGAAATGTACATAGATCACTATGCACAGCTTTGGCAGGAAAAAAAGCAACTAGATAATAAAAACAAGCAACTAGAGGACGAATTGAATAGGGTACGAGAATTGGCATCTAAAGCGATGGAAGGCGAAGCACTTTATTTAGATTTACTAACCTCAAAAATCGCTTAAAATGGACTACATTGACCAGATTAGCAACTATTATAAAGGAAAGGAAAGCCAGGATAATGACCCGAAAATAAGAAGTATTAGCCGGAATTACCTGGAAGACCTGAAAACGATTGAGGATAATTTAAAAGAAGCATGTAAGCGGGAAATTGTCTTTGCCGATCCCGTTATCACTTATGATGGCACTCCATTTTTTAGAAAATATACGATCAATACCATTCAAGGAAAATTTGGGAGCCACAAAAGCCGCATAGCTGAATTAATGTGCTCATTGCTAATTAAAAAAAGTGATAGCGATACAGATTTTTTGGGCTTTGATCGCTTCGTAGATGATAATAGCTTGGTGTGTTTAGTTGATACCGAACGAAATTTAAAAGACGAGCTACCAAGGGCGCTACAAGGCATAAAAACCAAAGCGGGTCACCAAGTAACCGACGAAATAAAAAACTTTCGTTATACCAGCTTAAAAAGGGTAGATAGGCCGGATAGATTAGCCGCATTGCGCCAATGGGTAGAACATTTGCGTAAATCTACCGATCAACATTTATTTGTGGTCCTGGATGTTGTAACCGATTGCGTGTCATCATTCAATAATGATCGTGAGGCACTATCTTTAGCCGACTTCCTGGGCAATATGTGCGAAGACTTCGATACTACATTTTTATGCGTGATACATGAAAACCCTGGGCAAGATTCAAAAGCCAGGGGCCACGTAGGAACGGAGGTAACCAATAAGTCAGTAACTACTATGTCAATTGGTTTTATGCCATTGAAGGACAACGAACCAAGCGATATAATAAGAATCCGATTTAAAAAATTTAGACACGGCCAAAGACCAGCACCAATTTTCCTAACGTTTTGCCAGGACGCTAATGGACTTATCCCTGCTTCGCCTGGCCAGGTAAAAGAATTGCTAGAAAGCAGACAAGATGAAGCGCCAATGGATGAGGTAAAAGATATGATATTGGAACTGATCCAAGACGCGCCAATGAAGCGCAAAGAAGTAATAGAGGAATTAGTAAAACATTTTTCTTGTTCAGAACCTACGATAAATCGACGAATTACTGAACTATACAAGGAAATTAGCAATGGAACCGAAAAGAGAATTGTAAAACGCAAAGAAGGAAAAGAGGTTGTTTTCGATACGACAGAAGGCGAAAAGATTGCAATACAGCTACCATTAATTGATGAAAAAGCACCTTGGGAATAACGTTTATCATTATCAACCCCTATATAGGCCGCGATAATGATAAACATTATTGATTGCCTGGAGGCATATCTTATCAAGCAACACGCGAAAAGCAGACGATAAGCGGGAAGGGGGGGGGGAATATTTCTAAAGTGTAATGAACAGCACTTGATCTTACAATTTGGACACATTAGGACGAACCTAATATGACAATTGTTTCGAAAAACGTTCAATTTTTTGTACTTTCTGGCATTGCCCGCAGTGTGGCATTCAGGAGTATTGTTAACTAAGAAACGGGAATCCACTTGTACCCCTCGCCATCTTTTTCAACCGTTCCGATCCCAGGAAATGGCAGGTGACAAGAAAATAAGGTCAAGTTCTCCATTTTTTGAAACTCCTACCGCTATCAGAAAATGCGCTTATTGTCAGAGGAAGTCACAACTTTTGAAGAGTGTCTGTAAGATATAGTGCTAACTATTACAACTAAATGTGTAAATCGTGGTATTGTTGGTGGAGTTAATATTCCTGTTTATTTTTATTTTTAATCATTAAGCTAAATTTCTGGTTCATTTCTTTATGGTTGTATCCAAAGCTATTTAGAAAATCAACAACCATATTTTTCGGATACCAATACATTCCTTTTTCAATTATATT containing:
- a CDS encoding helix-turn-helix domain-containing protein; the protein is MNATANAKTWENTSLPFSDPEEKIMSVGDLADEVGVSIHAVYAWIRRGKLKNRKVGRTTIFLRSETYQALKGTKYELAR
- a CDS encoding helix-turn-helix domain-containing protein; amino-acid sequence: MSLQDKLILSTIDMDELTNRITSAVLDALADLPQQNANAVINEDPQFLKPTAAGKLIGYGKDFIYKLIKEGLINAYYPGSDVVVLKSELLEYMERKKIEKVKLLKKVS